One genomic window of Marinobacter adhaerens HP15 includes the following:
- a CDS encoding response regulator translates to MNERKASVLVVDDDAAIRELLEEHLTRVGYDVRTAGDGDQMRERLNSSHVDLIVLDVMLPGDDGFTLCRQIREYSRVPIIMLTASSDETDRVVGLELGADDYLAKPFSARELQARVKALLRRASFSRSDNPRYVDFDRWRLDTLAHELIDENQQGTALSGADFALLQLFLSHPNEVLDRDTISDVTRGRESMPLDRVVDVAVSRLRQRLGDQGRNPRLIKTVRGAGYLLAATVTHVSE, encoded by the coding sequence ATGAACGAAAGAAAAGCATCAGTACTGGTCGTGGATGACGACGCCGCCATCCGCGAGCTGTTAGAGGAGCATTTGACCCGTGTAGGTTATGACGTGAGGACTGCGGGAGATGGCGATCAGATGCGAGAGCGGCTGAACTCCTCCCATGTCGATCTGATTGTGCTGGATGTCATGCTGCCGGGGGATGATGGTTTCACCCTTTGCCGGCAGATTCGCGAATACAGCCGGGTGCCCATCATCATGTTGACGGCGAGCTCTGACGAGACAGATCGTGTTGTTGGGCTGGAGCTGGGTGCTGATGACTACCTCGCCAAACCCTTCAGCGCCCGCGAATTGCAGGCCAGAGTGAAAGCTCTTCTCCGCAGGGCCAGCTTCAGTCGGTCCGACAACCCTCGCTACGTCGACTTCGATCGTTGGCGGTTGGATACCCTGGCCCATGAGCTGATTGATGAGAACCAGCAAGGCACGGCACTGTCCGGGGCGGACTTCGCCTTGCTGCAGCTGTTTCTGAGCCATCCCAACGAGGTTCTGGATCGAGACACCATATCCGATGTTACTCGTGGCCGGGAGTCCATGCCCCTTGATAGGGTCGTCGATGTGGCGGTAAGCCGCCTGAGGCAACGGCTGGGAGATCAGGGTCGTAATCCCCGTCTGATCAAGACAGTCCGGGGTGCCGGTTACCTTCTGGCAGCAACGGTGACTCATGTTTCGGAGTAA
- a CDS encoding substrate-binding periplasmic protein gives MDAAPTMNLRLAVGLTTVLASPLCQAQPPILNLYTFESPPYQMVGSDTGGESQISGETADTVICAANRAGWSTRIRITPQNRAIHSLERNMIDGYFAIDPSAELDTIATRSDPVALEKWYFFTRDDKAFTKDLRIGVVAGSNEEAWLSAKGYGIFLSVSSPSQLLALLKRGRIDTALMDERVMDRLRQAKELAGTQLRAHFVRYAPLYLYLGETFTSENPEFLGIFNRTLNSCMAGQLALSQEEDRRISELSSRLFKEMNSILDVRQIIDEGPRQESFTDVMTIDSQWTALSPLAVPDLAADILALPGSKALQAWQHSHQGLVTEVMLVNDMGTLAAMSQLTSDYWQGDEPKFQKVIENQATQPGGDPPIYLSPIRYDKSAARFQVTASRPVLSDHGEPALGVIVIGLSIEEALSDSEQY, from the coding sequence ATGGACGCGGCCCCGACGATGAACCTTCGACTGGCAGTGGGTCTGACAACTGTACTGGCATCACCCCTTTGCCAGGCCCAGCCTCCAATCTTGAACCTCTACACCTTTGAAAGCCCCCCGTATCAGATGGTGGGCTCTGACACGGGTGGAGAAAGTCAGATCTCCGGTGAAACCGCAGACACGGTGATTTGTGCTGCCAACCGTGCCGGCTGGTCAACCCGCATCCGGATTACGCCCCAGAACCGCGCCATACATTCGCTGGAACGCAATATGATCGATGGCTATTTTGCCATTGATCCTTCCGCAGAACTCGACACCATTGCCACACGGAGCGATCCGGTGGCGCTTGAGAAGTGGTACTTTTTCACTCGCGACGACAAAGCGTTTACCAAAGACCTTCGAATAGGCGTTGTCGCCGGTAGCAATGAAGAGGCCTGGCTGAGCGCTAAAGGCTATGGGATTTTCCTGAGCGTATCCTCCCCTTCACAGCTGTTGGCCCTGCTCAAGCGGGGCCGGATTGATACCGCCCTGATGGATGAGCGAGTCATGGATCGTCTGCGCCAGGCCAAAGAGTTGGCCGGCACGCAGCTCCGTGCGCACTTCGTTCGCTATGCCCCGCTCTACCTTTATCTGGGCGAAACCTTTACCTCAGAAAACCCCGAATTTCTCGGCATATTCAACCGCACGCTGAACAGCTGTATGGCTGGGCAACTTGCGCTGTCACAGGAAGAAGATCGACGCATTTCGGAGCTGTCGAGCCGGCTTTTCAAGGAAATGAACAGCATCCTCGATGTTCGCCAGATCATCGACGAAGGACCGAGGCAGGAGAGCTTTACTGACGTAATGACCATCGACAGCCAATGGACGGCGCTGTCACCCCTTGCAGTGCCAGATCTGGCAGCGGACATACTGGCACTTCCAGGCTCCAAAGCGCTGCAGGCGTGGCAACATTCCCACCAGGGCCTTGTCACAGAGGTAATGCTGGTCAATGACATGGGAACCCTCGCAGCGATGAGCCAGCTCACCTCAGACTACTGGCAAGGTGATGAGCCCAAATTCCAGAAAGTCATTGAAAATCAGGCAACCCAACCCGGCGGCGATCCACCGATATACCTCTCACCCATTCGGTACGACAAGTCCGCGGCCAGATTCCAGGTTACCGCCAGCAGGCCGGTTTTGAGTGATCACGGGGAACCGGCCCTCGGTGTGATCGTGATCGGACTCAGTATCGAGGAAGCACTGAGCGACTCTGAACAATACTGA
- a CDS encoding HAD family hydrolase, giving the protein MARFCDSISAPSVLIFDWHGTLVDTHDAMFSAMEDMLPQLEELGLVERLLPEDKCRTGDDARLVRYIRIFRRLHPRILAERRVSRTDIFNAIFGDDKEAKLIAHKAYNEAYRRYFGQVKPFQPGAYEYLSALKAMGIRLAVSTNRNREFLDRELQTVDEGRWRRLFDATVCADDVTEYKPDPEVILKALEKLGLPADETAWYVGDSYVDMLTANKAGVSGVFYNGACWESGRIDSWFSHRDAPAAILDSFEDLMDLLALLERSQPEAFEQTPAEVRPRPFPPPQRPEPRIEPDWHPAVVKLIRPAVILFDWHATLVDTLDAMYHAVDDMLPDFHKLKLMDRMVAPEDSKTPEDVKLVAYVREFAKLHPKVKADRKISRTDIFEVLFGDDQEAKQIAHQAFNHHYRKHYGTVKAFEPKVREVLEGLRRLGIQVGVITNRDREFFEHELAAVEDTGWTHLFDVDVCGDDTPLRKPHPDQLLLAVQKLDYPPDPSVWYVGDSTTDVIAAKRAGLTSVFFNGAQWDLPWLNKIFPGTHKHPDKPDVVVNDFSEFWALVLACEVGPP; this is encoded by the coding sequence ATGGCCCGATTTTGCGATTCCATTTCAGCACCGTCGGTGTTGATCTTTGACTGGCACGGCACCCTCGTCGACACCCACGATGCCATGTTCAGTGCCATGGAAGATATGCTGCCGCAACTGGAAGAGCTGGGGCTCGTGGAGCGGCTGCTGCCGGAGGATAAATGCCGTACCGGCGACGACGCGCGCCTGGTGCGCTACATCCGGATATTCCGGCGCCTGCATCCGCGTATTCTGGCAGAGCGGCGGGTTTCAAGGACGGACATTTTCAATGCCATCTTTGGCGACGACAAAGAGGCCAAGCTGATTGCCCACAAGGCCTACAACGAGGCCTACCGCCGTTATTTCGGGCAGGTAAAACCGTTTCAACCCGGCGCGTATGAGTACCTCAGCGCCCTGAAAGCCATGGGGATCCGGCTGGCGGTATCCACCAACCGGAACCGGGAGTTTCTGGATCGTGAATTACAGACGGTCGATGAAGGCCGATGGCGCCGCCTGTTCGATGCCACGGTCTGTGCCGACGATGTAACCGAGTACAAGCCCGACCCCGAGGTGATTCTCAAAGCGCTTGAAAAGCTCGGTCTGCCAGCGGATGAAACGGCCTGGTATGTCGGCGACAGCTACGTCGACATGCTCACCGCCAACAAGGCCGGCGTGTCGGGCGTGTTCTACAACGGCGCCTGCTGGGAATCCGGCCGGATCGACAGCTGGTTCTCGCACCGGGACGCGCCCGCGGCCATTCTGGACAGCTTTGAGGACCTCATGGACCTTTTAGCCCTGCTTGAGCGGAGCCAGCCGGAGGCCTTCGAGCAGACGCCTGCCGAGGTTCGACCCCGGCCCTTTCCGCCGCCACAGCGACCCGAGCCGAGAATTGAGCCGGACTGGCACCCGGCGGTGGTCAAGCTCATCCGTCCGGCAGTCATCCTGTTCGACTGGCACGCCACCCTGGTAGATACCCTCGACGCCATGTACCACGCGGTGGACGACATGCTGCCGGATTTCCACAAACTCAAACTGATGGACCGCATGGTGGCGCCGGAAGACAGCAAAACCCCGGAAGATGTGAAGCTGGTGGCCTACGTCAGGGAGTTTGCGAAGCTGCATCCGAAGGTGAAGGCAGACCGCAAGATTTCCCGAACCGATATCTTTGAGGTGTTGTTCGGGGATGACCAGGAAGCCAAGCAGATTGCCCACCAGGCGTTCAACCACCACTACCGGAAACACTACGGTACCGTGAAGGCGTTTGAGCCGAAGGTGCGCGAAGTTCTGGAAGGGTTACGGCGGCTGGGCATCCAGGTGGGTGTCATTACCAACCGGGACCGCGAGTTTTTCGAGCACGAACTGGCGGCGGTGGAGGATACCGGCTGGACGCATCTGTTTGATGTTGACGTCTGCGGCGACGATACACCCCTGCGCAAGCCCCACCCGGATCAACTGCTGCTGGCGGTCCAGAAACTGGATTACCCGCCCGACCCGAGTGTGTGGTACGTGGGCGATAGCACGACTGACGTTATTGCCGCCAAGCGCGCGGGCCTGACCTCGGTATTCTTCAACGGGGCCCAGTGGGATCTGCCCTGGCTGAACAAGATTTTTCCGGGTACCCACAAACACCCGGATAAGCCGGATGTGGTGGTCAATGACTTCTCGGAGTTCTGGGCTCTGGTGTTGGCCTGTGAAGTCGGACCGCCCTGA
- a CDS encoding cytochrome c oxidase assembly protein, with protein MPVSSYLLPYDFSPLTLLSYMLVLGFYGAALLRMPEQDRPGSGRIVTFTLGVMLCYAVMQTRFDYYSQYMFFVHRGQHLILHHLGPILIALSNPLPVMRFWYQKILPSVRYWLQPLGWIYRILQQPFIASFLFVGLIYFWLWPSIHFDAMLSRQLYWIMNWSMLLDGLLFWWLIFDPRSPAVTNALGYGKRILLLALVAIPQMILGAWIVFSRGMVYDVYEVCGRAWPMPPETDQLLGGLLTWIPPAMMSILGILIVLRRAMHEDGKFPKSRSLAGGNA; from the coding sequence ATGCCAGTATCGAGCTACCTGCTGCCCTACGACTTTTCACCGCTGACCCTGCTCAGTTACATGCTGGTGCTCGGGTTTTACGGTGCAGCGCTACTGAGGATGCCGGAGCAGGACCGGCCGGGATCGGGCCGGATCGTTACATTCACACTGGGCGTTATGCTCTGCTATGCGGTGATGCAGACCCGGTTCGACTACTACTCCCAGTACATGTTTTTCGTTCACCGGGGACAACACCTTATTCTTCACCACCTGGGGCCAATTCTGATTGCGCTGTCCAATCCACTGCCGGTGATGCGCTTCTGGTATCAGAAAATTTTGCCGTCTGTGCGTTATTGGCTGCAGCCTCTGGGGTGGATTTACCGGATTCTGCAGCAACCCTTCATCGCCTCGTTTCTCTTCGTGGGGCTGATCTATTTCTGGCTCTGGCCGTCCATCCATTTTGACGCCATGCTCAGCCGGCAGCTCTACTGGATCATGAACTGGAGCATGCTGCTGGACGGCCTGCTGTTCTGGTGGCTGATCTTCGATCCCCGTAGTCCTGCAGTCACGAATGCGCTTGGCTATGGGAAACGTATCCTGCTGCTGGCGCTGGTGGCGATACCCCAGATGATTCTTGGCGCCTGGATCGTATTTTCCAGGGGCATGGTGTATGACGTTTACGAGGTCTGCGGGCGGGCATGGCCGATGCCTCCGGAAACGGACCAGTTGCTGGGCGGCCTACTGACCTGGATTCCCCCGGCCATGATGAGCATCCTGGGCATCCTGATCGTGCTTCGCCGGGCCATGCATGAAGATGGCAAATTCCCGAAAAGCCGCTCTCTGGCGGGAGGTAACGCATGA
- a CDS encoding SCO family protein yields the protein MIRIRLLWLIFLALMFTGCTGNDESWHGKDISGLMPELEFRLEGTDGNTVTPADSRGTIRLLYFGFTSCPDVCPTTLTDLRRSVGQLPEEYRDDVTTLFVSVDPRRDTPERLASYVDFFGDRVVGMTAEEPALRELTKRYRTTFGYDKPDSSGNYNVSHSSAVYVFDRSGNARLLLRPGLSPEQISEDLAQLARESG from the coding sequence ATGATCAGAATACGGCTACTCTGGCTGATTTTCCTGGCACTGATGTTCACCGGCTGCACCGGGAATGATGAAAGCTGGCATGGCAAAGACATCTCAGGCCTGATGCCCGAGCTTGAGTTCCGGCTCGAGGGCACTGATGGGAATACCGTGACCCCCGCTGACTCACGAGGCACCATCCGGCTATTGTACTTCGGCTTCACCTCCTGCCCGGATGTCTGCCCGACCACGCTGACCGATCTTCGCCGGTCCGTTGGGCAACTGCCCGAAGAGTACCGGGACGATGTAACAACCCTGTTCGTCAGCGTTGACCCGCGCAGGGATACGCCGGAACGCCTGGCCAGCTACGTAGATTTTTTCGGTGATCGGGTTGTTGGCATGACAGCGGAAGAACCCGCGCTTCGAGAGCTCACCAAACGCTATCGAACAACCTTCGGTTACGACAAGCCCGACTCCAGCGGCAACTACAACGTCTCCCACAGCAGCGCCGTTTACGTGTTCGATCGCAGTGGCAACGCCCGGCTGCTGCTACGCCCCGGCCTGTCGCCCGAGCAGATCAGTGAAGACCTGGCCCAGTTGGCCCGGGAATCGGGTTAA
- a CDS encoding cation diffusion facilitator family transporter, which produces MHSHHDHSQGHGHAQHFDTHNRSFALAVVLNVVFVAIEAVYGVLSGSLALLADAGHNLSDVLGLVMAWVASWLATQKATDRNTYGLKKSTILAALFNALFLIAAVGGIAWEAIGRFSEPAEVTGLTVIVVAGIGVIINGLTMLLFMKGQEGDLNIRGAFLHMAADTAVSVGVVVAGLVILFTGLDWIDPLVSLVIAAVIFMGTWQLLKDSLSLAVDAVPRDINPQEVLDSLKGLPGVESVHHLHIWGLSTTENALTVHLVKPDPSSDDQIIEQATRMLASDFNIQHVTIQWEREASNCPTLAYC; this is translated from the coding sequence ATGCACAGCCACCATGATCACAGCCAAGGGCACGGCCATGCGCAGCATTTCGACACGCATAATCGCTCGTTTGCGCTGGCCGTCGTGCTCAATGTGGTCTTTGTTGCCATTGAGGCGGTCTACGGTGTCCTGTCCGGATCCCTGGCCCTGCTGGCAGATGCCGGCCATAACCTGAGCGATGTGCTGGGCCTTGTCATGGCCTGGGTTGCGAGTTGGCTTGCCACCCAGAAAGCCACCGACCGGAACACCTACGGACTGAAAAAATCCACGATCCTGGCAGCTCTGTTCAACGCGCTTTTTCTGATTGCTGCCGTTGGCGGCATTGCCTGGGAGGCCATTGGCCGTTTCAGCGAACCGGCGGAGGTTACCGGTTTGACCGTCATCGTGGTCGCCGGCATCGGGGTCATTATCAATGGCCTCACGATGCTGCTGTTCATGAAAGGCCAGGAGGGCGATCTCAATATCCGCGGGGCGTTCCTCCACATGGCGGCAGACACGGCTGTGTCCGTAGGCGTTGTAGTTGCCGGCCTTGTGATCCTGTTTACCGGCCTTGACTGGATCGATCCGCTCGTAAGTCTGGTGATCGCAGCGGTGATCTTTATGGGAACCTGGCAGTTGCTCAAGGATTCGCTCAGTCTTGCGGTAGACGCGGTACCCAGGGACATCAACCCGCAGGAAGTCCTCGATAGCCTGAAAGGACTGCCCGGTGTTGAATCGGTTCATCATCTCCACATCTGGGGGCTGAGCACAACAGAGAACGCTCTCACAGTCCATCTGGTAAAGCCCGACCCGTCCAGTGACGATCAGATCATCGAGCAGGCCACCCGAATGCTGGCAAGTGACTTCAATATCCAGCATGTGACCATTCAATGGGAGCGGGAGGCCAGCAATTGTCCGACACTTGCCTACTGCTGA
- a CDS encoding DUF2256 domain-containing protein encodes MPHKKLNLPEKTCPVCQRPFAWRKKWAKDWENVRYCSERCRRERNAST; translated from the coding sequence GTGCCCCACAAAAAGCTGAATCTCCCTGAAAAGACCTGCCCGGTCTGCCAGCGACCCTTCGCGTGGCGGAAAAAGTGGGCAAAGGACTGGGAAAATGTCCGCTACTGCAGCGAACGTTGCCGGCGCGAGAGGAACGCATCCACATGA
- a CDS encoding FAD-binding domain-containing protein: MTTVVWFKRDLRTRDHAPLVAAASLGEPVIPLYVIEDDYWQLPDTSGRQWAFIRDSLDDLDRQLRKAGSQLLVIRGSVTDALKKLQARQGIDRIFCHQETGGHWTFERDRAVIGWCSENQVEFREWNQFGVVRRLSDRDVWDRAWTELMRQPVLEAPTAIPTSDTLKTDWAADNGQGFEVPDSCPDRQKGGSARGEKLLESFLDRRCVGYQYNISSPNTAVRACSRLSPHIAYGTVSLREIYQEAKATGNHRNTLPRKKKSLTSFRSRLHWHCHFIQKLEDEPELEFRAMHREMEALKTGPNDSERLQRWQEGQTGWPLVDASMRALAHSGWINFRMRAMLMAIASYQLWLHWRDPALHLARLFTDFEPGIHYSQTQMQSGLTGINALRIYNPVLQSQKLDPEGEFIRRWIPELAGVPSEMIHTPWLMTPAQKERYGGNTYIAPVCDHEQAARVARKAVGDFRKQSVSRAETDRVLQRHGSRKGPIQKRPAVPGKRKPDGEPGNSQLSLFE, translated from the coding sequence ATGACGACCGTTGTGTGGTTCAAGCGCGATTTGCGTACACGGGATCATGCCCCCCTGGTGGCGGCAGCCAGCCTGGGAGAGCCCGTCATTCCGCTGTATGTTATCGAGGATGATTACTGGCAACTGCCGGATACCAGCGGCCGGCAGTGGGCGTTTATCCGGGATTCTCTGGACGACCTGGACCGACAGTTGCGCAAGGCCGGCAGCCAGTTGCTGGTGATTAGAGGGTCGGTGACCGATGCGTTGAAGAAGCTTCAGGCCCGCCAGGGCATCGACCGCATCTTCTGCCATCAGGAAACCGGCGGACACTGGACTTTCGAGCGAGACAGGGCGGTAATTGGCTGGTGTTCGGAAAACCAGGTGGAATTCCGTGAGTGGAACCAGTTCGGTGTGGTTCGCCGCCTGAGCGACCGGGATGTCTGGGACAGGGCGTGGACCGAGCTGATGCGCCAGCCAGTGCTGGAGGCTCCGACTGCAATCCCGACATCGGATACCCTGAAGACCGATTGGGCTGCCGACAATGGCCAGGGTTTCGAAGTGCCAGACTCATGCCCGGACCGCCAGAAAGGCGGCAGCGCGAGAGGGGAAAAGCTCCTCGAATCCTTCCTGGATCGCCGCTGCGTCGGTTACCAGTACAACATTTCCAGCCCGAACACCGCCGTCAGGGCCTGCTCGCGCCTGAGTCCGCATATTGCCTACGGCACCGTCAGCCTGCGGGAGATCTACCAGGAGGCCAAGGCCACCGGGAACCACCGCAACACCCTGCCCCGAAAAAAGAAAAGCCTGACCAGCTTCCGCTCCCGGTTGCACTGGCATTGCCATTTCATCCAGAAACTGGAAGACGAGCCGGAGTTGGAGTTCCGGGCCATGCACCGGGAAATGGAGGCGTTGAAAACCGGGCCCAATGATTCCGAGCGACTGCAACGCTGGCAGGAAGGCCAGACCGGATGGCCCCTGGTGGACGCCAGCATGCGTGCACTGGCCCACTCCGGCTGGATCAACTTCCGGATGCGAGCCATGCTGATGGCAATCGCCAGCTACCAGCTGTGGCTGCACTGGCGCGATCCGGCCCTTCACCTGGCCCGCTTGTTTACCGATTTCGAGCCGGGCATACACTACTCCCAGACCCAGATGCAGTCCGGACTCACAGGCATCAACGCCCTGCGAATCTACAACCCGGTGCTGCAGAGCCAGAAACTGGACCCGGAGGGCGAGTTCATCCGGCGGTGGATTCCCGAGCTGGCCGGCGTGCCCAGTGAAATGATCCACACGCCCTGGTTAATGACGCCGGCGCAGAAGGAACGATACGGCGGTAACACCTATATCGCACCTGTCTGTGACCACGAACAGGCAGCCCGCGTGGCTCGCAAGGCGGTAGGCGACTTCAGGAAACAGAGCGTCAGCCGGGCAGAGACAGATCGGGTGCTGCAGCGTCATGGCAGCCGCAAGGGCCCGATTCAGAAGCGTCCTGCAGTGCCCGGCAAGCGGAAACCTGATGGCGAGCCAGGAAACAGCCAATTGTCTCTGTTCGAGTGA
- the cadR gene encoding Cd(II)/Pb(II)-responsive transcriptional regulator, translating to MKIGELAKTTAIPVETIRYYEKIGLLPEPDRDNSGYRSYRTAHLDRLLFIKRCRNLDMAQEEIRELIRLAEQPEADCSKVDALLAQHLVHVRERLKELASLEQTLVNLQKACADGGTVRECGILGGLSSELESLEAENPDNHVPGTHGPGHS from the coding sequence GTGAAAATTGGTGAACTTGCAAAAACGACAGCCATTCCTGTTGAAACCATCCGCTACTACGAAAAGATCGGCCTGCTACCAGAACCGGACAGGGACAACAGTGGCTACCGGTCTTACCGCACTGCCCATCTGGACAGGCTTCTTTTTATCAAACGCTGCCGCAATCTCGACATGGCCCAGGAAGAGATCCGCGAGCTGATCCGGCTGGCCGAGCAACCGGAGGCGGATTGCAGCAAAGTAGATGCCTTGCTGGCCCAGCATCTCGTGCACGTTCGCGAGAGACTGAAGGAGCTCGCCAGCCTCGAACAGACACTGGTGAACCTCCAAAAAGCCTGTGCGGACGGCGGCACCGTGCGCGAGTGTGGCATTCTGGGCGGGTTAAGCTCAGAGCTGGAATCACTGGAAGCCGAAAATCCTGATAATCACGTGCCCGGCACCCATGGCCCGGGCCACAGCTGA
- a CDS encoding cation diffusion facilitator family transporter gives MACSCSAPEPKSPAPGFRKALWIALWVNLAMFFVEGIASLSSGSVSLMADAIDFFGDSANYILSLTVLSMGMLWRGRAAMVKGITMTAFGLVVWARAVWVVQAGITPEPLTMGAVGLLALAANVSVAAMLFKFREGDSDMRSVWLCSRNDAISNIAVMVAALGVFGTGTAWPDLIVAAIMGTLAITAGISVMRHARSDIAQARASEAQPAATASSSR, from the coding sequence ATGGCGTGCAGTTGCTCCGCCCCCGAACCCAAATCCCCTGCTCCCGGCTTTCGTAAGGCCTTATGGATTGCGCTCTGGGTAAACCTGGCCATGTTCTTTGTCGAGGGCATCGCCAGCCTGTCATCCGGTTCTGTCTCACTGATGGCGGACGCCATCGATTTCTTTGGCGACAGCGCCAACTACATCCTGTCCCTGACCGTGCTTTCCATGGGAATGTTGTGGCGCGGCCGGGCAGCCATGGTCAAGGGTATTACCATGACGGCATTCGGCCTGGTGGTCTGGGCCCGGGCAGTCTGGGTGGTGCAGGCGGGCATAACACCAGAGCCGCTGACCATGGGCGCGGTTGGCCTGCTGGCACTGGCCGCCAATGTAAGCGTGGCCGCAATGCTGTTCAAATTTCGTGAAGGGGATTCGGACATGCGCTCGGTCTGGCTGTGCAGCCGAAACGATGCCATCAGCAACATCGCCGTTATGGTGGCTGCGCTCGGCGTGTTCGGTACCGGAACCGCCTGGCCCGATCTGATTGTGGCGGCCATCATGGGCACGCTGGCGATCACAGCCGGCATCAGCGTGATGCGCCATGCCCGCAGCGACATTGCCCAAGCCAGGGCCAGTGAAGCGCAACCGGCAGCTACAGCATCGAGCAGCCGCTAA
- a CDS encoding AEC family transporter translates to MAAALALFFKLIPLYVTVALGWIAGRYLEASGRHIAGIMLYIVTPSVVFSGVMAAPLSPEVILLPFLVFGISSVLGIVQLKLAKRVLSDGSANIIPLCVGSGNTGYFGVPVALLLFGEEGLGLYIVCMLGTTLFENSVGFYLAARGRYSIKDALWRVLKLPSVYAFLAAVALNLTGVGIPDIFVPLFDNLRGAYSILGMMIIGMSITSFRGLAGNVRFTALAFFGKFVIWPLVAIVFWWVDSAVLGIYEPAVHKAMFLISITPIAANTVVIATLLDTSPRQAAGTVLLTTLFALAFIPVMISLAF, encoded by the coding sequence ATGGCTGCAGCCCTTGCCCTTTTCTTCAAGCTTATACCGCTCTATGTGACCGTCGCACTGGGCTGGATCGCCGGTCGCTATCTTGAGGCCAGTGGTCGCCATATTGCCGGCATCATGCTCTACATCGTGACACCATCCGTGGTGTTTTCCGGTGTTATGGCAGCGCCGCTTTCTCCCGAAGTCATCTTGCTGCCCTTTCTGGTATTCGGGATTTCTTCTGTTCTGGGAATTGTGCAATTAAAGCTGGCAAAGAGGGTGCTCTCCGACGGCAGTGCCAACATCATTCCCCTGTGTGTGGGTTCCGGTAACACCGGGTACTTCGGGGTTCCGGTTGCGTTGTTGCTGTTCGGTGAAGAGGGGCTCGGGCTCTACATCGTGTGCATGCTGGGTACCACGCTGTTCGAGAACTCCGTGGGCTTCTATCTGGCGGCGAGAGGGCGCTACAGCATCAAGGATGCGCTCTGGCGGGTGCTGAAACTCCCGTCTGTCTATGCCTTCCTGGCGGCCGTTGCCCTCAATCTGACGGGTGTTGGGATTCCCGATATCTTCGTGCCACTGTTCGATAACCTGCGCGGGGCCTACAGCATTCTGGGCATGATGATCATCGGCATGAGCATCACCAGCTTTCGTGGACTGGCGGGCAATGTCCGCTTCACCGCGCTGGCGTTTTTCGGGAAGTTCGTGATCTGGCCACTGGTGGCGATTGTGTTCTGGTGGGTTGATTCAGCAGTGCTGGGCATATACGAGCCAGCGGTTCACAAGGCCATGTTCCTCATCTCGATCACCCCGATTGCTGCTAACACCGTGGTTATCGCCACGCTGCTGGATACCTCGCCGAGGCAGGCAGCGGGTACGGTGTTGCTTACCACGCTGTTTGCCCTGGCGTTTATCCCGGTAATGATCTCCCTGGCGTTTTAG
- a CDS encoding Crp/Fnr family transcriptional regulator, with product MNSIFRPDVSSAPCMLGENNPDIVEQDAAPESAALLHGLSRVFGIRLAGHENDPDARFLADLACLFHLRRVDPETALEKHDKPWANVYLIQYGILRLFREAPSGKVSVHHFFSEGDMVWPVFGRTRTVRNTLCLTTVTPVTTWVADFSAFRSAIQSHGEGLWPQFALALTEEIAELTSMREFRKHTMPARDRYRLLLEEYPELVKRVPDNQLASWLGVVPATFSRLKTGAART from the coding sequence ATGAACAGTATTTTCAGGCCAGACGTCTCCTCGGCTCCATGCATGCTGGGAGAAAACAACCCGGATATTGTTGAGCAGGATGCCGCACCAGAGTCGGCAGCCCTCCTGCATGGCCTGAGCCGGGTATTCGGTATTCGTCTGGCGGGCCATGAAAATGATCCGGACGCCCGGTTTCTGGCAGACCTTGCATGCCTGTTCCACCTCAGACGGGTGGACCCCGAAACTGCACTGGAAAAGCACGATAAACCCTGGGCAAACGTTTACCTGATTCAGTACGGCATACTCCGGCTTTTCCGGGAAGCGCCAAGTGGCAAGGTGTCGGTGCACCATTTTTTTTCCGAAGGCGATATGGTCTGGCCGGTTTTTGGCCGAACCCGCACGGTACGCAATACCCTTTGCCTGACTACGGTCACGCCGGTGACTACCTGGGTGGCCGACTTCTCGGCTTTCCGGTCGGCGATCCAGTCTCATGGAGAGGGGCTCTGGCCCCAGTTCGCCCTGGCACTGACAGAAGAAATCGCAGAGCTCACCAGCATGAGGGAATTCCGAAAGCACACAATGCCGGCCCGTGATCGATATCGGTTATTGCTCGAGGAATATCCGGAACTGGTCAAACGGGTGCCGGACAATCAGCTGGCGTCATGGCTCGGTGTTGTGCCGGCGACTTTTTCCCGTCTGAAAACCGGAGCCGCAAGAACCTGA